Within the Sulfitobacter sp. JL08 genome, the region GTTGTCGGGGAAACCTATGACGGTGTTCTGAATGATATCAACGCGCGCGGCGTGACCGAAGCGCACGCGCTTGAGGCGTTGAACAGCGCGGCCCCGGGCGCGGTGGCAGAAGGCAATGTTGGCGGTGGTACAGGCATGATCGCCTATGAATTCAAGGGTGGCACCGGCACTGCATCGCGACGGATCGATGTTGCCGGTCGCACCTATCATCTGGGTGTGATGGTGCAGGCCAACCATGGCACCCGCGACTGGCTCGAAATCTCGGGCGTGCCGGTCGGGCGCGAGATGCGCGATGATCTGGTTTACCCGTCGGATCTGGGATCAATCATCGTGGTTATCGCGACAGATGCGCCCCTGTTGCCGCATCAACTGGACCGGGTCGCGCGGCGCGGCAGTATCGGGATCGGGCGCAATGGGACCAAAGGCGGGAATAATTCCGGCGATATCTTTCTGGCCTTCAGCACAGCCAATCCGCAAAAAAATCCGTGGCATGCGCCCGATGTGATGACGCTTGAGGCGCTGAAAGACACGCATCTTGATGGGTTTTATGCCGCGACGGTGCAGGCCACCGAAGAGGCCGTGATAAACGCGATGGTCGCCGCCACGGACCGGATTGCGGTGAAACCCAAGGGCCACAAGGTGCGCGCCATAGATCATAGCCGCCTGATGGACATCGTGCGCGGCTATCGCCGGACCTAGGCAAAGGAGCGGAAGAATGGACATTGTCGAGTGTTTCGGAACGCCCCGGCAGCGGGGGCACAGCCACGGCGAAACCTTGCGCGAGCGGATCAACGAGGCGCTGAAAATATGGGCGCAGGCGACGATGACATCGCGTGGCACCCGCGCGCCCAAGGATATTGATACCTACTGTACAGAGTTTCTGAACGCGACCGCGCTGATCCCGCGTGCCCGGCGGGCCACGCCGGATCTTTACGACGAACTGGTCGGCATCGCTGAGGGTGCGGGGCAACCGCTGGCGCGCATCCTGGCCTATAACCTGATGGACGAACAATGGTGGTACGATGCGCGCCCCGATGCCCCCCCGCCCGGGTGCAGCCTGATTGCCACGCCGGTCAGGGGCGGGCATCTGCTGGCACAAAATATGGATTTGCCGGCGCATATGGACGGATCACAGATTGTCTTGCGCCTTGGCGGTGCGGACATTCCGCAAACACTGGTGCTAAGTGCTGCGGGCATGATCGGACTGACGGGTGCCAACGATGCAGGACTGGCCATAGGGGTCAATACGTTGTTGATGTTGCGCCATGCGGCGGACGGTTTGCCAGTGGCGATGGCGTTGCGCCACGCCCTTGGCGCGCGCAACCGTGCGGACGCCGTGGCGCGTTTGCGTGGTGTCGGGCACGCCAGCGGGCAGCATTACGCGCTCGCGACAAGCGATGGCATTTCTTCGGTCGAATGTTCGGCCCTGTCCTGCGCGCCCTTGCCGTTGCCGCCGGATGGCGTGCTGCTGCACACCAATCATCCTCTGGCGAATGGCGATCTGGATGACAGCGCGCAGGCGCGGCTGGATGCGGCGGGGTTCAACAAAAGCTCGCGCACGCGACTGGACTGGCTGCACACGCGCAAGGGCGCGATTGATACGATCGCCCGTCTGCAATCGGTTTTCGATGATGCAGA harbors:
- a CDS encoding DmpA family aminopeptidase, producing MTQKPRARDIGLSFDGTPGPCNAITDVPGITVGYATVIEDAVPGIHAGLCTGVTAILPRGQSGDIEPVWAGVHSFNGNGELTGSHHIQDMGWFMGPVLLTNSHSVGIVSHAAVGWMIERYAETFATDHMWCLPVVGETYDGVLNDINARGVTEAHALEALNSAAPGAVAEGNVGGGTGMIAYEFKGGTGTASRRIDVAGRTYHLGVMVQANHGTRDWLEISGVPVGREMRDDLVYPSDLGSIIVVIATDAPLLPHQLDRVARRGSIGIGRNGTKGGNNSGDIFLAFSTANPQKNPWHAPDVMTLEALKDTHLDGFYAATVQATEEAVINAMVAATDRIAVKPKGHKVRAIDHSRLMDIVRGYRRT
- a CDS encoding C45 family autoproteolytic acyltransferase/hydolase → MDIVECFGTPRQRGHSHGETLRERINEALKIWAQATMTSRGTRAPKDIDTYCTEFLNATALIPRARRATPDLYDELVGIAEGAGQPLARILAYNLMDEQWWYDARPDAPPPGCSLIATPVRGGHLLAQNMDLPAHMDGSQIVLRLGGADIPQTLVLSAAGMIGLTGANDAGLAIGVNTLLMLRHAADGLPVAMALRHALGARNRADAVARLRGVGHASGQHYALATSDGISSVECSALSCAPLPLPPDGVLLHTNHPLANGDLDDSAQARLDAAGFNKSSRTRLDWLHTRKGAIDTIARLQSVFDDADAPICMRAKTNGGSSTFASVLYEMTQTPRVRMRQGIAGGNTWRVFTFSDTHATP